The proteins below come from a single Triticum aestivum cultivar Chinese Spring chromosome 5D, IWGSC CS RefSeq v2.1, whole genome shotgun sequence genomic window:
- the LOC123119905 gene encoding eukaryotic translation initiation factor 5A-4, which translates to MSDSEEHQFESKADAGASKTYPQQAGTIRKNGYIVIKNRPCKVVEVSTSKTGKHGHAKCHFVAIDIFTGKKLEDIVPSSHNCDVPHVNRTEYQLIDISEDGFVSLLTDNGNTKDDLKLPTDETLLGQIKDGFAEGKDLVVSVMSAMGEEQINALKDIGHK; encoded by the exons ATGTCGGACAGCGAAGAGCACCAGTTCGAGTCGAAGGCAGACGCCGGCGCTTCCAAGACCTACCCGCAGCAGGCCGGCACCATTCGCAAGAACGGCTACATCGTCATCAAGAACCGCCCCTGCAAG GTTGTGGAGGTTTCAACATCTAAAACCGGGAAGCATGGTCATGCTAAGTGCCACTTTGTTGCTATTGATATCTTCACCGGCAAGAAACTTGAAGATATTGTGCCATCTTCTCACAACTGTGAT GTTCCTCATGTGAATCGCACAGAATACCAGCTCATTGATATATCTGAGGATGGATTT GTGAGTCTGCTGACTGATAATGGTAACACCAAAGATGACCTCAAGCTCCCAACTGATGAAACCCTCCTTGGCCAG ATCAAGGATGGGTTTGCTGAAGGGAAGGACCTGGTGGTGTCTGTCATGTCCGCCATGGGAGAGGAGCAGATTAATGCGCTCAAGGACATCGGCCACAAGTAA